A single genomic interval of Streptomyces sp. BA2 harbors:
- a CDS encoding S1 family peptidase, with amino-acid sequence MRRRTGVRIAFSSLLLVGTWASASLTSTAGAAPAPSAPPASAGMLTALQDDLGLTASQARARLAAEKTAIRVDRAAQRAAGSTYAGSWYDADTAKLTVATTSAGRTAALRATGATVRVVRHSAKELDAAKERIDSLSAPKGVSSWHVAPRGNTIVVNVVAAQKDDNDVRRFVDRARKAGPVKVETVGKAPSTFAAGTVGGDPYYTGNVRCSIGFSVHGGFVTAGHCGRAGAGVRGWDGSNIGSFQGSSFPGDDYAYVSVGNGWWTVPVVLGWGTVPDQLVRGSAEAPVGASVCRSGSTTHWHCGTVLAKNETVNYSQGAVHQMTKTSVCAEPGDSGGSFISGDQAQGVTSGGWGNCSGGGQTWHQPVNEILGRYGLTLHTA; translated from the coding sequence ATGAGACGCAGAACCGGAGTCCGCATCGCCTTCTCCTCCTTACTCCTGGTCGGCACGTGGGCGAGCGCCTCGCTCACTTCCACCGCCGGAGCCGCCCCCGCACCCTCCGCTCCCCCGGCCTCCGCGGGCATGCTCACTGCCCTGCAGGACGACCTCGGACTCACCGCGAGCCAGGCGCGCGCCCGTCTCGCCGCCGAGAAGACCGCGATCCGCGTCGACCGCGCGGCGCAGCGGGCGGCCGGATCCACGTACGCCGGATCCTGGTACGACGCGGACACCGCGAAGCTGACCGTCGCCACCACGAGCGCGGGCAGGACCGCCGCCCTGCGCGCGACCGGCGCGACCGTCCGCGTGGTCCGCCACAGCGCGAAGGAACTGGACGCCGCCAAGGAGCGCATCGACTCCCTGTCCGCGCCCAAGGGCGTCAGCAGCTGGCACGTGGCGCCGCGCGGCAACACCATCGTGGTGAACGTCGTCGCCGCTCAGAAGGACGACAACGATGTCCGACGCTTCGTCGACCGCGCCCGGAAGGCGGGCCCCGTCAAGGTCGAGACCGTCGGCAAGGCACCGAGCACCTTCGCCGCGGGCACCGTGGGCGGCGACCCCTACTACACCGGCAACGTCCGCTGTTCCATCGGCTTCTCGGTGCACGGCGGCTTCGTCACGGCGGGCCACTGCGGGCGGGCCGGAGCCGGGGTGCGCGGCTGGGACGGCTCGAACATCGGCAGCTTCCAGGGCTCCTCGTTCCCCGGTGACGACTACGCGTACGTCAGCGTGGGCAACGGCTGGTGGACCGTCCCCGTGGTGCTCGGCTGGGGCACCGTCCCCGACCAGCTCGTCCGCGGTTCGGCCGAGGCGCCCGTGGGAGCGTCGGTCTGCCGCTCCGGCTCCACCACGCACTGGCACTGCGGCACCGTGCTCGCCAAGAACGAGACCGTCAACTACAGCCAGGGCGCCGTCCACCAGATGACCAAGACGAGCGTCTGCGCGGAACCGGGCGACTCCGGCGGCTCGTTCATCAGCGGCGACCAGGCCCAGGGCGTCACCTCCGGCGGCTGGGGCAACTGCAGCGGCGGCGGCCAGACCTGGCACCAGCCGGTCAACGAGATCCTCGGGCGCTACGGCCTGACCCTGCACACCGCCTGA